The uncultured Celeribacter sp. genome includes the window CCTCACTTGAACACGAAGCCGTTGTTCACGGGCAGCACCTGCCCGGTGAGGGTCAGCGCGCCTTCCGTCAGCAGAAAGGCGATCACATCGGTGATGTCCTCCGGCCCTTGCGGACCGGGAACCGCGCTGTTCTCCTGATACAGACGATGGCGGGCCTCCGGCACATATTCGGTGCTTTGCGTGGTCAGGATCCCCGGCGCCACGGCCGTCACCCCCACCCGATCAGGGCCAAGCTCACGGGCATAAGATCGCGTCATCGACATGACGGCGCCTTTCGAGGCCGTATAAGCCATCAGACGCGGTGCGCCCCAAAGCGCCGTATCTGAGGCAACGTTGACCACCCGTCCGGTGCCGGACGCCTTCAGCAGCGGAGCACAGGCACGGATCATCAGCCATGTGCCGCGCACATTGACCGACATGACCTTGTCCCAGACGTCGATCTCGATTTCGTCATACATGATGCCACCGATGCCGGTGGCAATCGCGCCACAATTCACCAGCCCATCGAGTTTGCCGCCGCACAGTGCACCGGCCTTTTCGGCCAGATCCGAGATGGCAGTCGGGTTGGCCAGATCAACAGCCAAGAATTCGGCTCCAAGCCGCGCAGCAGTTGCCTGCCCTTCCTCGACCAGAAGATCGGCGAGGATGAGACTGGCCCCTTCCGCCGCAAGCTTTGAGGCAATTTCTGCCCCAAGCCCGCGCGCAGCGCCTGTCACAAGGATATGTCGGTCTTGCAGGATCATTCCGCCGCGACCTTGAGTTCGGCTTCGACCTGCTGTTTGGCCGCACGCGTCAGGATCTGACGCAGTCGGCTGACACCCAGATCGTGCTGGTAGAGCATTTCGCGTTTGCGCGCATCGTCCGGCATGCCCTCAAGCATGACGCGGTCCTGCTCCAGCACATCCCAATGGGTCTTTTCCATTTTAGCGCGATAAAGGAAACGCCAGCTTTCGCGATCAAAGCCTTCAACCTGACGCATACGCCAGAAGAAGACCTTGGTCTTCAGCGGCCCCATCGGCGTCACGAAACCGATGATGCGGAAGACACCGCCCGGCCCCGCCGCTGGCGGATAGGGAATATCGAGGAAGCAGAACATAGCGCCCGGATGCACTTCGAATTCCGTCCAGTCGAAATTCGCACCGGTCTGGCCGATCCGGCTGACGCGGAAGCCGTCTTCTGTCTTGTTCAGCTCCAGAAGGTCCTGCTTTGAACCATAGGCCAGGGTAAAGCTTTCGGCGTGGAGGTAGCAGCCGTGCATCGGATCGGCGAGGTTGTCGAGTGCATAGCGGTAGTTGCATTCCCAGATCGAGGTGCACAGGAAACCGGCCCATTCATCAGATCCGAACTCTTTCGGAAGCGTCAGCTCCGGAGGCTCCGGACGGTCGACGGAAGGCACGTAGACGAACACCGCGTCATGGGCTTCGGTCACGTGGAAATGATTCAGCGCCTTCCGGCCTTCGAGCGCACATTCCGGCATGGCCGGCACGCGCTGCACAACACCTTCGCCATCGACGATCACGCCGTGATAGCGGCACCCGATGTTGCCGTCATGGATCTCGCCATACGACAGCGGAGCACCACGGTGTGGGCAGAAATCTTCGATGCATTTGATCGCACCGGTTTCATCGCGCCACAACACGAGCTTCTCGCCAAGCAACTGCGTGCCATAGGGACGATCCTTGCGCACTTCGACGGATTTGGCGACGGGGTACCATTGCCCCCGCAACCCGGTGTTCACACGCTCTTCGATCAGGGCTTTTTTGTCAGTCATATTGTATTCCTCCAAGCAGGACATGTGTCCAGAATGCGCCACGCGTCACACAAACGCTGCGTGGCCCTTGCTTTTAGTGTTGTGCCTTCGGCAGGTAATGCAGCACCCGGGTCTCGATCCGCTCCAGCACCATGTAAAGGACGGTGCCGATCAGAGTGAGAAGCCCGATTGCGTTGAACACCATTGCGGCATTGGCTTGGCCGCCGCCGTAGGAAATCAGGTAGCCAAGCCCGGTGTTGCCGCCGACCAGTTCGCCCACGGTCACACCAATCACCGAAAGCGTTGAGGCGATCCGTAGCCCCGCCATCAGGTTCGGCAAGGTCGAGGGCATCTCGATCTTCAGGAAAATCTGCCAACGGCTGAGCGAATAGGCCCGGGCCAGATTGACCAGATCACGATCCACCGTGCGCATGGCCTGCAACACATTCACCAGAACCGGGAAAAACACGATCAGCACGGTCACCAACAGTTTCGGCATCGAATTATAGCCGAACCACATGATGAACAGCGGCGCAAAGGCCACCTTCGGCGCGATCTGAAGTGCCAGGATATAAGGCGAAACAACCTTTTCCCAGAACGGCGACATGCCAAGAAGATAACCGATGGCAGCCCCAAGAGCCGATCCCACGGCAAAGCCGATCACTGTATAAAGTGCCGTTGACGCCGTGTGAGAAAGCAACTTGTCGAAGCTGTACATGCGCTGCAGTTCAGCCAGGCAATCGCTCAGGGTTGGAATGATGTAGCGCGGGATATCAAGCGCTGTCGGCAGCACCTCCCAGAGCACCAGAACGACAATCAGCAAGCCTACTGAAACGTAAAGATGTGTACGAGATGGTGCCATGCGACTTGCCTTTTTCTGGGAGGATTGTTTCAGACTTGGGGATCCCGCGCCCTGTGCTGCGTCGGTCATTCGATGAACTCATTGGTAAAGAGGTCTTCCACAGGGGTGCTGCCACGCACGATGCCGCTTTCCACGTAGAAGTCCTGCACTGCGGCCATTTGATCTGCAGAATAGGTTCCAAGCGGATGATCTTCGGCAGGCGCGTAGACTTTTTCGACATAGGACCGCATGATTTGTTCGATCTCAGCCTCTTTGCCCGCATGCTGAGGTACAAAGGAAACGTAATCTGCGGCCGCCTGTGCAGGATCAGCCTGAATGTCATCGATTGCGTGCAGAACTGCTCCTACGAATCCGGAGACAACTTCAGGGCGCTCTTCGATCATCTCGTCAGAGGCCAGAATGGCCTGCGCCATCGCCGGGAAATAGGTGTCGACCGGCGTTTGCTGCATCTCAACACCCGCACCTTCAATCGCTGCGATCCACTCGGGAACGCCGGACATGCCGTCAAGATCGCCGGAGATCGACAGCTGAATCACACCGCCCGGCCCCACAGCCTGAATGTCGACGTCATCCTTGGTCAAACCGACAGAGGCGAGCACGCCCAACAGGTTGTAATAGGTCGTATCCTGATAGGCGAGAACGCCAATCGATTTGCCTTTGAAGTCTTCGGGGCCGCTGATGCCACTATCTGCGCGCCACGCAAGCTGCGTCAGCCCGTGACCGCCAAGAAGCGCTACGCCTTTGATCTCGAGTCCATTGGCGCGCACGATGATCGGCGTGTCACCGATCCCGCCGCCGAGATCGGCATTGCCAACGGCGACCTGCGTCGCGACATCCGCACCGCCTTTACCGATCTGAAAGTTTACATCCAGACCTGCGTCTTCAAAATACCCCTTGCCTTTGGCGATCTGAAAGGGTGCGAAGGCCGGAAGGAAGTCGGGGGCTGGAAAAAGGTAGGTGACGGCCTCATTGGCATAGGCGGCAGCTGCGCCGAACAGAACAGCTGTGGCCGTGGTCACAGAAATTACGAAACGTTTCATGGTTGATCCCTGTTGTTAGAGGAGGTGCCTCTTCAAAAGGCTTTTTCTTCGAGTTTGAGGTAGGCGAAAATTTGTGCCGCATACTCAGAGACTTCCGGGAGGCTTCGACGCTTGAGCGGCTCATCACGATGCGGAAGATCGACATTGATCTCGGCAATCACGCTGCCCGGACGCTCGGAAAGGACCAGAATGCGATCCGACATCAACACCGCCTCTGACAGATCGTGCGTAATCAGCAGAGTGGTTTTTTTCTGCTCCGCGATCACTTTCGAAAAGCTGTTTTGCAACAGAAGCTTGGTCTGCGCGTCCAGCGCTGAAAACGGTTCATCGAGCAGAATGATTTCCGGATCGATCGCCAACGTCCGTGCCAGAGCAGCCCGCTGACGCATGCCGCCCGACAACTGATAAGGGTAATGATGTTCGAAACCGTCGAGATGGCAGGCCTCAAGGACCCTCATGGCCCGTGCACGGCGTTCATCGCGCTTGAGACCGCGCGATTCCAAACCGAATTCAACGTTGGTGACAATGTCGCGCCACGGCAGCAGCAGGTCTTTTTGCAGCATGAAACCGACATGGGAATTCGGCCCGTCGACCTTTTCACCAGAGACGAGAACTTCGCCTTCGGTCGGTCCATAAAGCCCTGCGGTCATGCTCAGGATGGTCGACTTGCCGCAGCCTGACGGGCCAACGACGGACACGAATTCTCCGGCCTCGACGCGAAAGTCGACATCGTTCACGGCTGTCAGCTCATCGCCCGTCTTGGACGGGAACCGCTTGGTTACGTGGCGAAACTCAAGCGCCATAACCGTGCTCCTGATAAGCCGCGTCGAGATCAGCATTGATGGCGGACAGCTCGGAGGCAATCAGATCGGCCGTCCAGTCCGTACGACCAGAGATCGGCGCTTTGACACCCTTCTCCGCCAGACCAGCGGCCAGAGCTTCTGCACCCGTCACACCGGTTCCGTAAACCTCCATCATAGCTTCCGCCAAAGCGGTCTCCGCCTCGGTCAGGTCCCGTCCGCGAGACTGATGTGCCAGCGCCGGGCGAGACGTGTCATGCGCCTGCTGCGAAAGGCGATCTTTAAATGCGTCCATCTGAGTTTTCTCACCTGCTGTTAATATCGTTGCATGCTTGCATGTTCATTATAGAACACATTGTTCATACTGAATGGCGCGCATGATTTCTGTCAACCATTTTCAGGCTGAATCTGGGAAAGAATTTCCAAAAGCACAGCAAAGAGGCTGAACCTGCATCCGCCGCATCGCGACTATAAACCGCGTGGAGCGCCTGTATTTCTGCGTGAGAATTTCCGTTGGACTTGGAAGATAAAACGTTCATAATTAAACATATCGTTCTATTATGCTCGTCTTCAGCTGGATCAATGAATGCCCGCACCAAACGACCTGACACCACCGAAACCAAACACCTATGAAGTCCCTCCGGTCACCCGGGCGATCAATTTGCTGCGCTACATCGCAGCCGGGAATCGGTGCCGCAACATTTCGAAAGCCTCGAATGCACTTGAAATCAACCGAACGACCTTGATTCGCCTGCTGCACACGCTTGAAGCCGAACAGATGATTGAAGCGGATCTAGAAGGCGGTGGCTACATCCTGTCCTATGGCCTGCTGGAACTGGCCTCCAACATGCTGTCCGGGCGAAACATCGTGCGTCTCGCCCGCCCAATCCTGGGCCGACTGGCCCGCGACATCGGTCTTTCAGCACATCTGGGCGTGCTGTCAGGCACTGAGGTGATCGTATTGGTGCGAGAAACCCCGAATGTTCAACTGATCAGCAATGTCCATGAAGGCAGTCGCCTCCCCGCTCATGCGGCGGTGATGGGCCGGATCATTCTGGCGCATCTGCCGCGTGATGAGGTTCTGGCGCTCTACGACAACAAGCCGCTGCCCGCCATCACAGACAAAACCCCGACCACACTTGAAGAACTCTCGACACAGCTCGACGAAGACAATGGCGAAGGTCTTGCCTGGTCAATCGCCTTTTACGAAGAGGGCATCGGCTCTTGTGCTGCCGTCATCCTGAATCATGCCGACTCTCCTGTCGGCGCCATCAGCGTGTCCGGGCCACAGGCCGCATTTGATCCGACAACCGGCAAACGCCAACAGATTGCCTCGGCGCTGCGGGAAGCCGCCGGGCAGCTTTCGGGGCTTATGGGACACACCCGCTGAAGCCGACTTAAGGATTCCACCCCAAAAGGCGCGATATCCGTTCTGCAGTGTGCGCCAGATCATCGGCGATACTCCCCCGCAATTGCTCCTCAGTCTCTTCGGACTTGGGCGCGGTGACGTTGATCGCCGCCACCACCTGCCCGGTCATATCGCGCACCGGTGCTGCGGCGGACACGATACTGGCCTCAAAGTCTCCCATATGAACCACAACCGGCTGCCGCCTGTCCTGTGCAACCTGCTTCAAAATTCCTGGTAAGGCAGGCCCCTTGCCTTTTGGACCTGTCGTCAGATCCTTGCGATACAAGGCGACCAATTCATCATCTGACATCCCGGTTAAAAGCACACGCCCCATGACGGTCCCGCGCGCCGGAAGGCGACTGCCCACCTGCACGATCGAAAGATCGCGACGCGGCGCGGGAACTCTCAGAACATAGAGCACGGATGTGCCATCCAGCACGCCCATATGTGACGACCAGCCCGTGCGTTGACGCAGGCGTTCCAGTTCAGGCTGCGCGATCTCGACAATCTCACGCGTGGCGACATATCCGTAGGACAAACGCAAGACAGCGGGGCCAAGCACATAACGCTGCGCGCGTTCGTCCAGCAGCAGATAGCCCGCCTCCGACAGCGTGTAAACGGTGCGAAAAGCGGCTGAACGCGTGATGCCCAGCGCTTCTGCAATCTCGGACAGCCCCATGGCCGGGCGCTCCGGTGTGAACAGGGTAATGACTGCAAGGCCACGCATAAGGCCCGGAACAAGGTAGCGATCCTCGCTCTTTCTGCCGTTGCTTTTATCGTTCGCCATCACGCATCATCCTTGGTTTTATCCGCCATGTTTCTACCGACCACATGCCTATCATATGGCCTTTCGTTTTGCAGGCAAAACAAAAGGTCACTTGCAAAACGAATACCTTCTACCTTTTTCACATCAAGATGCCTCACGGCAGAAACGCAGAAGGATACACGCACATGTCTCTCGACGATCAAAACGTCACAACGCTTTCGGACGCCCTCAAAGCCCATACGGGCCGCTTCACAGACAAGAAATTTGACTGGAAAGCCTTTCCGTCGAACGTGGGCTATGACGAACTCGCCCGCGCCCAAATGCGCTACATCGGAGCTGGCGGCTCCCCCAAAGTGGGCGACAATAGCACGTTGAAGCCGGACAATTTCACCCTGTCGCTGATCTATAAAGAGCCCGGACGCTATGCGGCCTGTCACAGCCACGAGATCGAGGAAAGCTTTCTCATCATCAATGGCGCGCTGATCGTCGGCTGGGAAAAAGACGGCGAAGTCGTGGAAGTGAACCTCGGACCGAAAGACATGATCCTGAACGCCCGCGAAATCGGCCACGGTTTCCGTGTCGATGGGGTGGAGCCTGTTCTGATGTCAATCTCTGTCGACGTCGGCAAACCTCTGCCGCCGGTCTATCATTACCACCCGAAAGACTGCGCACCGGAACTGGCACGGACATTTGGCGCAGAGCCAGGGAAAACACTCAAATACGACCCGAAAGGCGATCATCCGCTGCAAAAGCTGATGACCAAATATGTTGTCCGCCATTCCGAACTTGAAACGCATTGGGAGGACGCTGGCTTCACCCGCAAAATCTATTGCGGTCCGGGCGGCGTCGAAAGCGACACCTGCCGCAAAGAAATGCTTGGGGTGCCTTCCCGCGTCGGTGTAAAAGCCTTCTCCCGCGATGTGGAAGACGCCTTCCTCGTTCTTGAGGGCTCTCTCATCGTTGGCTGGGAAGAGGACGGCGAGACCGTCGAAATCGAACTGGGGCCGCGTGACCTGGTCAAGACACCGGCCGGCCGCAAACACTGGTTCCGCAACAATGGCGCCGGCCACGCGACGGTGTGGTATGTTGTCGGCTCGGCCGAACCGGAAACGGTGAAGTTCGAAAAAGCCTGATCCCAAGCATATCAGAGCTTCAGTGCCGTAAACGACTTGCGGCACTGATAAATCACGGGCGTCACCCCCCTCTGCGACAGCGGTGGTGGCTGAGGTGGGGCAGCGTTTAAGGTGGATCGCATGATGAAAAAGACGATCTACAATGACAACGAGAAAGAACCACTCGCTCGATTTCAAGGCGAAGGTCGCGTTGGAAGCGGTCCGCGAGGAGATGACGCTGGCGGAACTGTCGAAGAAGTACGGGGTTCACCCGAACATGATCAGCAGCTGGACACGTGCGGCGATTGCCAACATGGCGCAGGCTTTCGAGCGGGGTAAATCCGATGAGGCTCGCGCTCCGGGGCCGAGATCGAAAAGCTGCAACGCTGGTCTGCGCCGCTATTCTGACCATGATCGCTGGATCCATGAGCTAAAGCAACCAACGGCGGTCATGCGGTGACGCAGCGCCCTGTCCTGTTGAGCAGAGCCAGCAGATCAACCTGGACGGCCCGAAGCCGACCTTAGCCAGCTTCACCCCTGTTGCCGCGCAGCTTTCCCGAACATGCCTTTCGTGAAATCACGCAGCAAAACCGGAGAGCTGAAGGTCGGCAGTGCGGAACGAAACCGCCTTTTGGGCACAATGATCGAGAGCTATCTTTCGCCAGCTAAGAGGGAGACTGTTAAGCGACCTTCGATCACATCCAGATGTTCCGACGGGCGTTTGCTGGGGTGTCACAAACCGGGCAGGAAAGCCCCTGCCCGGCCTTTTGCTATCCGTTCAGCTGCAACGCGGCGTTCGGGTAGGGATAGCCGAAATCATCCACATCGCGGCGCGACAATTCGGTGAAACCGAGCGAGCGATAGAAGCTGACAGCCTGTTCGTTGGCTGTATAGACCTCCAGCGAAAGCTTACCCTTTAAGGCCTGGGCATGTGCGATCAACTTATGGCCGATGCCTTGGCCTTGCCGATCCGGGGCAATGAAGATTCCGCCGATGAAGCTGTCGAGCAGACTGATAAAGCCGACAGGTTCACCGTCGCAGCAGGCGACCCAAGTCTCTGCTTTCGGCAGGTATTCTTCCTTGATCAGTTTGCGTTGTTCCACAAGCCTGGGCTCACCAATGAATGGATGCGCCTTCATGGATGCGTCAAACCAGATATTTGACAGTTTTTCGGTATCCGCTGCCCCATCAAAGGGCCGGATCACTAAGGGTTGGTTCTTCATGAGAACTCCAGAGAAATTATGCAAAAAGGTCCAGCACATCATATGTGCCGAGCGAAGCCGCTAC containing:
- a CDS encoding SDR family oxidoreductase → MILQDRHILVTGAARGLGAEIASKLAAEGASLILADLLVEEGQATAARLGAEFLAVDLANPTAISDLAEKAGALCGGKLDGLVNCGAIATGIGGIMYDEIEIDVWDKVMSVNVRGTWLMIRACAPLLKASGTGRVVNVASDTALWGAPRLMAYTASKGAVMSMTRSYARELGPDRVGVTAVAPGILTTQSTEYVPEARHRLYQENSAVPGPQGPEDITDVIAFLLTEGALTLTGQVLPVNNGFVFK
- a CDS encoding aromatic ring-hydroxylating dioxygenase subunit alpha, giving the protein MTDKKALIEERVNTGLRGQWYPVAKSVEVRKDRPYGTQLLGEKLVLWRDETGAIKCIEDFCPHRGAPLSYGEIHDGNIGCRYHGVIVDGEGVVQRVPAMPECALEGRKALNHFHVTEAHDAVFVYVPSVDRPEPPELTLPKEFGSDEWAGFLCTSIWECNYRYALDNLADPMHGCYLHAESFTLAYGSKQDLLELNKTEDGFRVSRIGQTGANFDWTEFEVHPGAMFCFLDIPYPPAAGPGGVFRIIGFVTPMGPLKTKVFFWRMRQVEGFDRESWRFLYRAKMEKTHWDVLEQDRVMLEGMPDDARKREMLYQHDLGVSRLRQILTRAAKQQVEAELKVAAE
- a CDS encoding ABC transporter permease, whose amino-acid sequence is MAPSRTHLYVSVGLLIVVLVLWEVLPTALDIPRYIIPTLSDCLAELQRMYSFDKLLSHTASTALYTVIGFAVGSALGAAIGYLLGMSPFWEKVVSPYILALQIAPKVAFAPLFIMWFGYNSMPKLLVTVLIVFFPVLVNVLQAMRTVDRDLVNLARAYSLSRWQIFLKIEMPSTLPNLMAGLRIASTLSVIGVTVGELVGGNTGLGYLISYGGGQANAAMVFNAIGLLTLIGTVLYMVLERIETRVLHYLPKAQH
- a CDS encoding ABC transporter substrate-binding protein; its protein translation is MKRFVISVTTATAVLFGAAAAYANEAVTYLFPAPDFLPAFAPFQIAKGKGYFEDAGLDVNFQIGKGGADVATQVAVGNADLGGGIGDTPIIVRANGLEIKGVALLGGHGLTQLAWRADSGISGPEDFKGKSIGVLAYQDTTYYNLLGVLASVGLTKDDVDIQAVGPGGVIQLSISGDLDGMSGVPEWIAAIEGAGVEMQQTPVDTYFPAMAQAILASDEMIEERPEVVSGFVGAVLHAIDDIQADPAQAAADYVSFVPQHAGKEAEIEQIMRSYVEKVYAPAEDHPLGTYSADQMAAVQDFYVESGIVRGSTPVEDLFTNEFIE
- a CDS encoding ABC transporter ATP-binding protein, yielding MALEFRHVTKRFPSKTGDELTAVNDVDFRVEAGEFVSVVGPSGCGKSTILSMTAGLYGPTEGEVLVSGEKVDGPNSHVGFMLQKDLLLPWRDIVTNVEFGLESRGLKRDERRARAMRVLEACHLDGFEHHYPYQLSGGMRQRAALARTLAIDPEIILLDEPFSALDAQTKLLLQNSFSKVIAEQKKTTLLITHDLSEAVLMSDRILVLSERPGSVIAEINVDLPHRDEPLKRRSLPEVSEYAAQIFAYLKLEEKAF
- a CDS encoding recombinase-like helix-turn-helix domain-containing protein, whose product is MDAFKDRLSQQAHDTSRPALAHQSRGRDLTEAETALAEAMMEVYGTGVTGAEALAAGLAEKGVKAPISGRTDWTADLIASELSAINADLDAAYQEHGYGA
- a CDS encoding IclR family transcriptional regulator, which encodes MPAPNDLTPPKPNTYEVPPVTRAINLLRYIAAGNRCRNISKASNALEINRTTLIRLLHTLEAEQMIEADLEGGGYILSYGLLELASNMLSGRNIVRLARPILGRLARDIGLSAHLGVLSGTEVIVLVRETPNVQLISNVHEGSRLPAHAAVMGRIILAHLPRDEVLALYDNKPLPAITDKTPTTLEELSTQLDEDNGEGLAWSIAFYEEGIGSCAAVILNHADSPVGAISVSGPQAAFDPTTGKRQQIASALREAAGQLSGLMGHTR
- a CDS encoding IclR family transcriptional regulator, whose product is MANDKSNGRKSEDRYLVPGLMRGLAVITLFTPERPAMGLSEIAEALGITRSAAFRTVYTLSEAGYLLLDERAQRYVLGPAVLRLSYGYVATREIVEIAQPELERLRQRTGWSSHMGVLDGTSVLYVLRVPAPRRDLSIVQVGSRLPARGTVMGRVLLTGMSDDELVALYRKDLTTGPKGKGPALPGILKQVAQDRRQPVVVHMGDFEASIVSAAAPVRDMTGQVVAAINVTAPKSEETEEQLRGSIADDLAHTAERISRLLGWNP
- a CDS encoding cupin domain-containing protein, which codes for MSLDDQNVTTLSDALKAHTGRFTDKKFDWKAFPSNVGYDELARAQMRYIGAGGSPKVGDNSTLKPDNFTLSLIYKEPGRYAACHSHEIEESFLIINGALIVGWEKDGEVVEVNLGPKDMILNAREIGHGFRVDGVEPVLMSISVDVGKPLPPVYHYHPKDCAPELARTFGAEPGKTLKYDPKGDHPLQKLMTKYVVRHSELETHWEDAGFTRKIYCGPGGVESDTCRKEMLGVPSRVGVKAFSRDVEDAFLVLEGSLIVGWEEDGETVEIELGPRDLVKTPAGRKHWFRNNGAGHATVWYVVGSAEPETVKFEKA
- a CDS encoding GNAT family N-acetyltransferase; this encodes MKNQPLVIRPFDGAADTEKLSNIWFDASMKAHPFIGEPRLVEQRKLIKEEYLPKAETWVACCDGEPVGFISLLDSFIGGIFIAPDRQGQGIGHKLIAHAQALKGKLSLEVYTANEQAVSFYRSLGFTELSRRDVDDFGYPYPNAALQLNG